The Nakamurella antarctica genomic interval CTGTGGGTGTGTCTCCGCTGACGATATTGCGGCAGTGATGGACCGAGCGAAATCAGTCGGCGTCGTTGGCGCCGTGACCGTCGCGGACGACCTCGACTCCGCAATCTGGGCCGCGTGGGCAGCGACGCAGCACCCGAATGTCTACGCGGCGATCGGCTTACACCCCACCAGGGCAGACATGCTGGATACTGCAGCAAGGTCAACGCTGGAGAAGCTCGCTTGCCAACCCAAAGTGGTCGCTATCGGGGAGACAGGCCTGGACTATTACTGGGACGCAGCCGATCGCGCCGCGCAGCGGGAGGCATTCGCCTGGCATATCGACCTGGCAAAGCGCAATCAGAAACCGTTGATGATCCACGACCGCGAGGCCCATGACGATGTGCTGGAAATTCTGCGGGCTGAGGGCGCACCGGACGTGGTGATCTTCCACTGCTTTTCGGGAGATGCGGCGATGGCGCGGGTCTGCGTCGACAAGGGCTACATTTTGTCCTTCGCTGGTCCCGTGTCGTTCAAGAATTCTCGTGATCTGCAGGAAGCGGCGACGCTCATTCCGCCGGCGCAGATGATGCTGGAGACGGACGCGCCCTTCCTCACACCCCACCCTCAGCGGGGCAGGCGCAACGAACCGTACGCGTTGCCGTACACACTGCGGGCAGTGGCAGCACTTCGTAATGTGGATGAGAACGAGCTGGGTGCAGCTGTGATTGCGACCACCCGCCGGGTGTACGGGCTGGGCGGTTCTGAGCGGGGATAGCCAGCGAAGCGGACTCTCCGGGTAGTCCACAAGAGGGAAATTTCTCTCATTGCGGGATCAGCTGTTGCGGTCGCTGGACCTGGCCGTTACCGTCTTGTAATAACCGCCGGGATAGCGCGATCCGGTGCATCTGGAAATTTCCAGCAAAGCTTCGTGAAAGATCACCACCCAGTGGCGGGGGCCCTGGAGGGTGAATCACGTAGTCGGCTGGGAATGTTCCACCTCTGATTCTGCTCATAGGAACCAGCTCTGCTGGCCCCCTCTGCGTTGAGATGAGGCGCTCACTGCGATGCACCAGCCGCTTGCTCGGAGACATCAAGGCATGGATGTGAATTGACTTCTTACGCAGGAACCCCCGACAACCTCGATCCTCACCAAGATCTTGGTAACGAGCTTTTTGCAGGCACCGAGAATGTGCCGGCTGATCAGACACAAGAATTTCAGGCTGGCGTTGGCGCCGATCTAGCGACTGACGTTTCGGACGCTGACGTTTCAGACGCTGACGAGATGATTGAGGATGCGTCCGAATCCGAAGCGGTGGTCGCTGCCGAGCAGGACGGCCAAGTGAGTCCGGCACTCGCCGCTGGAGCGGTGGCCACCCTCGCACCCGTGAAGAAAAGCACACTCCGCAAGCCATGGGTCATTGCAGCCGCGGTATTGGTTCTGGCCCTGGCTAGCGTGGGCGGGACGCTGCTTGCCATGACCAAGAGCGTGACGATTAGCGTCGACGGGCAAGACCAATCGATCACGACGTTGTCCGGCTCCGTGAACGGCGCCCTCGAAGCCGCCGGTATTGCAGTTGCCGAGCATGACAGCTTGGCTCCGGCTGGCGAAGAGACTATTGCTGACGGATCCAAAATTGTGTTGAACAAGGGTCGCCTTCTTACCCTGACCATCGACGGCAAGCAGGTCCAGGTCTGGACCACCGCTCGCACCGTTGACGATGCGCTGGCACAACTAGGGCGAAACGCCGGCGACTACCAGCTTTCGGCAGATCGCTCGCGCGCCATCCCGCTCGACGGCCTCGCCGTCTCGGGCGACACCTTGCACGCCGTCACCATCGCCGATCGTGGCACCGCTAAGTCCATCACCACACCGGCGAAGACGGTTGCCGATGTACTCAAGGCGCAGAAGATCACGCTGGGTGCGAATGATCGGATCACCCCGGCGCTCGGTACCGCCATCAGCAGTTCTACCAAGATCAGCATTATTACGCTGCCGACCGTCACCATTACCGACGGAACAACTGCAGGTGCCCCGGCCGCATCAGAGGCAAAGGATGTCGCAGGCCTGTTGTCCGCAGCTGGCATCACCCTCGGCGCCGAGGACACGATCACTCCCGCGGTGGACACTCCGCTCACCGAGGGCCTTCAGGTTGCGATCACTCGCATTGCCACCACCCAGGTAGTAGTGGCAGAACCGATCGCGCAGCCAGCTGACGAGAGCGTGGACGACGAGACCTTGACCAAGGGCACCACCAAGGTCAAGCAAGCCGGTAAGGCTGGCGAAGCGGCTGTGACCTACAACGTCACCACCACCAACGGCGCTGAGACGGCTCGTGTCGAGGCCTCTCGCACCGTCACCACCGAAGCTTTGCCAACCATCACAAGTGTGGGGACCAAGGTGGTCGTAGCTCCGGCCCCAGTGCGCGTCGCCGCCTCGGCACCAGCCGCAGCAGCTTCTGCACCGGCAGCGTCTGAGCCGGCAGCGTCTTCTAACACTGGCGCCGCTCCGCAGAGTGCGAGCAGCTCGGGTGTCAACTGGGACGGCGTTGCAAAGTGCGAATCCACCAATAACTGGTCGATCAACACCGGTAATGGGTACTACGGCGGCCTGCAGTTCGACATCCGGACGTGGTTGGGTGCCGGTGGCGGACAGTACGCACCGCGTGCAGACCTAGCCACGCGCGAACAGCAGATTGCTATCGCGGACGTGCTGTACTCGCAGCGTGGCCTCCAGCCGTGGGCTTGCGGCTACGCAGGCTAGCAGCTCATTGAGTAATCGCTTCATCGCGGCGGGGCTCGGCATCATCCTGAGGGAGATGCCGGGCCCCGCCGTTTTTTATCCCATCCGCGGAATCTTTCGAAACAGAAGCTGTCGGGCGGTGCACACTTCGAACTTGCTAGCACTCTGGCGGAGCCGTTATGATTTTGTAATACAGCCGGGATGGGGAAGTCCTGGGTGCAGGTCGACGTGGTGCCACGGATTTTTGGGCATCCATCGACGATCTCGAAGGGTTGCATAGGCTAGGCGCAACCGGACCGAGCGCGCCCACCTCTGCTCGGAATCAGAAATGACCTGGAGCACCGTGACCCTGCCTGACCAGCACTCGAACACCCCTGCGGCGCAGGCTGCCCCGTCGCTCGAGGGCGCAGACATCGCAACGACGTCTCCGGTAGCGAAGCCCTTTTGGCGCCGCCTCCGCAAACCTGCTTTGATCAGCGCGGCAGCACTCACCCTGTTACTCGGCGCGGGCGCCGGCACGGTGATGGCGATGACGAAGACCGTCACGATCACCGTGGATGGCGAGTCCCAGCAGGTCAAGACCCTCGCGGGATCTGTGACAGGCGCGCTGCAAGCGGCGGGCCTGACGGTCGCCGAGCATGATTCCCTAGCCCCCTCCTCCGATGTCGCCATTACCGACGGATCCGCGATTGCCATTAACCGGGGCCGGGAGCTGACGCTGACGATCGATGGCAAATCGGTGACCGTGTGGACGACCGCAAAGACAGTTGACCAGGCAATGGCGGAGATCGGGCGATACCCGGACGACTACAAGCTTTCGGCTGACCGATCCAGGCCGATCCCGCTGGATGGCCTCAGCGTCACCGCGCAAACATTCCATGCGGTAAGCACCGTGGACGGTGCAGGGGTGGCAAAAAATTATCGGACCGTAGCAACCACTGTGGGAGCCCTGCTGGCCGAGCAGGGCATCGCGTTAGGTCCACTCGACACCGTCACCCCCGCGGCCACCAGTGCGCTGACGGACGGCATCACGGTCCAGGTGACCAGGACAACGAAGTCGCGGGTCGTTGTCTCAGAAGCTCTTCCGCAACTCCCCGACAGCACCGTGGACGCACCGGATCTAGCCGTCGGCACCAACGAGGTAATCGCCACCGGCGCAGCAGGGAGCACTGATGTCACCTTTGAAATCACGTCGGTGAACGGTAAGGAAACGAGCCGCACCGAAGTTTCCCGCGCCACCACGTTGGAGCCCACAGGAACCGTCACCAAGGTGGGTAGCAAACTGCCGTACGAAGAGGTCGGCAAGAGAGTCTTCTTCCACGACACGGAGTTCGGGGTCAACTGGGACGGGCTCGCGATGTGCGAATCCACGAACAACCCCAAGGCCGTCGATCCGACAGGCTCCTGGTACGGCATGTTCCAGTTTGATTTCGCCACCTGGGCGACGGTTGGTGGATCGGGTAACCCGGCTGACGCGCCAGCGACAGAGCAACTGATGCGCGCCAAATTGCTCTACCAGTCCCGCGGTCTAGAGCCGTGGCTATGTGGATGGGCTGCCTAAGTCGAGGGTGATCATTGCTGATTTTCGCCGGGAGTGCCGGTGCGTGTCAGGATATCTTGCGTGACAGATCCCAGCCTTAGCGCCCCGGTTTCCCTCCTCGGCGCCAGCAGGATCCGGGAGCTAGCCACGGAGCTAGACCTCAAGCCCACGAAGTCGCTCGGCCAAAACTTCGTGCATGACGCGAATACCGTTCGACGTATCGTTGCCAGCGCTCAATTGCGGCCCGAGGATGTGGCGCTCGAGGTCGGTCCCGGGCTGGGCTCCCTCACCCTGGCGTTAGTTGAGGCGTGCCGCGCCGTCAGTGTGGTGGAGATTG includes:
- a CDS encoding resuscitation-promoting factor, with protein sequence MTWSTVTLPDQHSNTPAAQAAPSLEGADIATTSPVAKPFWRRLRKPALISAAALTLLLGAGAGTVMAMTKTVTITVDGESQQVKTLAGSVTGALQAAGLTVAEHDSLAPSSDVAITDGSAIAINRGRELTLTIDGKSVTVWTTAKTVDQAMAEIGRYPDDYKLSADRSRPIPLDGLSVTAQTFHAVSTVDGAGVAKNYRTVATTVGALLAEQGIALGPLDTVTPAATSALTDGITVQVTRTTKSRVVVSEALPQLPDSTVDAPDLAVGTNEVIATGAAGSTDVTFEITSVNGKETSRTEVSRATTLEPTGTVTKVGSKLPYEEVGKRVFFHDTEFGVNWDGLAMCESTNNPKAVDPTGSWYGMFQFDFATWATVGGSGNPADAPATEQLMRAKLLYQSRGLEPWLCGWAA
- a CDS encoding TatD family hydrolase, with product MSIPASADSARGVPLPTEPGIDTRKAADPPAPLECEIIDAHTHLDACGCVSADDIAAVMDRAKSVGVVGAVTVADDLDSAIWAAWAATQHPNVYAAIGLHPTRADMLDTAARSTLEKLACQPKVVAIGETGLDYYWDAADRAAQREAFAWHIDLAKRNQKPLMIHDREAHDDVLEILRAEGAPDVVIFHCFSGDAAMARVCVDKGYILSFAGPVSFKNSRDLQEAATLIPPAQMMLETDAPFLTPHPQRGRRNEPYALPYTLRAVAALRNVDENELGAAVIATTRRVYGLGGSERG
- a CDS encoding ubiquitin-like domain-containing protein is translated as MTSYAGTPDNLDPHQDLGNELFAGTENVPADQTQEFQAGVGADLATDVSDADVSDADEMIEDASESEAVVAAEQDGQVSPALAAGAVATLAPVKKSTLRKPWVIAAAVLVLALASVGGTLLAMTKSVTISVDGQDQSITTLSGSVNGALEAAGIAVAEHDSLAPAGEETIADGSKIVLNKGRLLTLTIDGKQVQVWTTARTVDDALAQLGRNAGDYQLSADRSRAIPLDGLAVSGDTLHAVTIADRGTAKSITTPAKTVADVLKAQKITLGANDRITPALGTAISSSTKISIITLPTVTITDGTTAGAPAASEAKDVAGLLSAAGITLGAEDTITPAVDTPLTEGLQVAITRIATTQVVVAEPIAQPADESVDDETLTKGTTKVKQAGKAGEAAVTYNVTTTNGAETARVEASRTVTTEALPTITSVGTKVVVAPAPVRVAASAPAAAASAPAASEPAASSNTGAAPQSASSSGVNWDGVAKCESTNNWSINTGNGYYGGLQFDIRTWLGAGGGQYAPRADLATREQQIAIADVLYSQRGLQPWACGYAG